The Falco rusticolus isolate bFalRus1 chromosome 4, bFalRus1.pri, whole genome shotgun sequence genome includes the window GGGTACAGGATGGTGGGCTACCAGCATGGAGCTGGGATGTTCCCACGGGAGGTGGAAGGGATCCCGTCTTGAAGCTGGGATGATCCCAGGGGAGGTGTAAGCTGGGATGTGCGTTGGCTGCGGGTTGGTTGGCAGGGCTGGCGGGGGCCAGGGGGAGCTGCCCTGTCACCTGGGTGTCCAACCTGAGCCTGGCCTGGCGCTGCCCATGCCATGGCTACTCCTCCAGCTTCTGGCATGGTCAGGGCGAGCCGTGGGCTCAGCAGatcagctggggctggggaggcagcaggcgGCATCGTCATGGGCAGAGGGTGTGAGCCAGGGGCTGGCACATCGTCTCGCAGCTGGGCCATGTGACAGGGATGACCACAGCATCTCTGCTAGCAAAGTCTGGACCCTCTGGTTGTCATGGGCAGAGGATTTGGGGATGGATGTGGGTGTTTCTCCACAGCCAAGGCCAGATCCTGCGCCCTTCTCTGGGCAGCGCTGAGCCTCAGCTTTCCGTAGGGCTGTGCCTGAGCTGCCTTTCCTCTGTGGCATGCCTCCTCCCCTGCTTTATTCCGAAAATAGCCTGGTGCCAAATGCTTTGCCCGCCGACAGCTGCACAGCCCCATGGCCACCTGTGCCCCGCAGGCAGAGCCACCGCGTCCCGGTTGTGCGGGGATCTGGTGGGTGACACTGTGTGCTCCTGGGGTGTTGTTTGCCCCCATCTCACTCCCACTAAGAGTGTTCCCACCTGGGCCCTGGCACCCAGATGCTGGTGGCACCCCAGGCCGTGAGCTCACCCCTGGACCACAGCTGCATCCTGCTGGCTCTCCTCCAGCGTGCCTGTGCCGGGCTCTTGGGAAAACCAGGCTCTCACTTCCATTCCCCCCTGCCTCCTGTCTTGCCTTATCCCACATTATCGACAGGGAAAAGCAGCCAGGTCCCTCCTGGGGGTCACCGGTCCTCAGCCTGGGGGGTGAGGATGGACATCGCACCCAGCGcccaggtgctggcagtggcCTGCGGTCACGTAGCTTTGCAAAAGCAGCGATTCCCTTTATCCCAGGCAAACTTCTCTGCTGAGAACTGCATCCATAAAGGCTGcagcctcctttttttttttttttaaatttttttttttttttttttatttttccagcctgctcccctGGTGTGGCTGAGCTCTGACTCATGACTCTGCACCCTCAGAGCTGGCAGCGCAGCCGCCGCAGCCGTCCCAGCGCTGGCTGCGAAACCTTCATTCCTTAAATGTACAAACAAAAGCTCCAGCCTCGTGGcaccagggctggagggaggcGAGGGGGGCCAGCACATGGCAGGGGGTGGCCGCAGGGTGCtccccagctggggggaggtggTTAGTGGCAGTGTAGGGGTCACCAGCCCCCGGTTTGCAGGGTTTTGCTGGACGTGGCCCTGGTTTTGTTGCAGGTTGATCGTTTTCTGgtcagcagcatcccagggagAAGATGGCTCAGCCTGCACCCCTGAACCAGAACCTCCCAGGTAAAGGGACCGGGGTTGTCACCGGGCCGGTTGTCACAAGGGACAGTGGAAGGAACACGACGGGagtggcagggctgagctgttCCCGTCCTGTCCCAGTGGGTTTTCTCACCCCAGCACCGAGCCTGGCACAGTGCGGGTGCCCTGTGACATCCAGCGGCACCGAGGGTGCTGGGGACGGGCCATCTGCTGGGcccgctgccagcagcaccacggtggggagggggctggaggcTGCCAATCCCGGTACGACCCCATGGAAAAGCCCACCTGAATCCACCAGGTCCCTGCCTAACCGCCCCTGCTCCTTTTGCAGATCTCGGGGGCCCCTTCTTGTACCGGGACCAGGATGACGGGGAGAAGAGCTCATATTCAGTGGAAACCCCCTACGGTTTCCTCCTGGACCTGGATTTCCTGAAATACGTTGACGACATTGAAAGCGGCCAAACGCTGAAGAAAGTGCCGCTGCCTCGCAGGGTGAAAGGGTCCCGGCAGCCGCCCAGCGCCCTgcgcagccccagcagccaggccagTGACTGGACCTCCACCGAGTCCCTGGCCTCCACGGCCAGTGAGGAGGGCAGGGTCGCGCTGCTGCTGTCCCCGCACCGCCGGGCACCCCCGGAGCCCCCGAACAAGCCAACCTCCCACCCCGTCTCGCCACCACCGCCAGTGCGGCTGCTGCGACCTCCCACCCGCAAGTACCTCGTGCGAAACCCGCGGGTGGAGAAGACCTTGCTGGAAACAAGCcggaggctggagcaggagcagggccaTTTGCAGGATGTTGGCGGTCCCTCCCGCAGTGGCCCGCTGGGCACCCTCAGTCAGCTGTCCCCCTGGGTGCCGGTGGGTGCCGAGggccaggggggctggggacggGCGAGCCCTGCCAGCTCGGGGCACAGCACGCCGGCGGCGGGGCTCAGTGCTGCTCCGCTGCAGCACGTGCGGGAGCAgatggcagcagccctgcagcagctgcggGACCTGGAGGAGCAGGTGAAAACCATCCCCCTCCTGGAGATGCAGATCTCGGAGCTGAAGAAGGAGAAGGCAAAGCTGATGGAGAAGCTGTCAGTGGAGCCCGGCGAGGCTTTTTGCCACCCCCCTGGCTCCGAGGCGGTGGCAGGGGGCGAGGAGCCACCCCAAGGTGGGCCAGAGAGCGAAGCAGAGCCAGCGAAGGGGCGAGCGAGCAAGATCGCGGAGCTGAGGAAGCTGACGGAGAAGCTGGCCGTGCCGGAGCGGGGCAGCAGGGCTTGGCCAGGCaggagccccagggctgccgAGAGGCCGTGCCGCTCCGTGGCGGTGGGCGAGGACCGGGCCATGACCGATGCAGTCTTCTACTACCGCGGTGACGTGCCGGACGGTGGGGTGAGGGAGCGCAGGGACGTGGGCGTCTGGGTGCTGGAGTCCTCGCTGGGGCTGGCCAGCGAGGTGGAGcgggagctggagctgctgcagcagacgGTGGGGCACCAGAAGGAGGTGATCGCCCTGATGGAGGGGCACCTGCGGGAGGCCACgcgggagctggaggagctgcggCTGGAGGTGTGCGCCCGCCGGCCCCACGGGCGGCTGGACAAGGAGGTGACAGCCAAGCCGCAGGTGGCCGAGGCGCTGGTGGAAGCGGCAGTGGCGACACAGAGCCGGGCAGCCGGCGACCCCCCAGAGACGGCAGAGGCGGGTGTGGAGTGCTGCCCACCGACCAGCTGCATCGGGGTGGACTGCCGCCCCGATGGGCGGGATGTGGCGGTCGGACCTGATTCAGCTGCCCAGCGCGAAGACAAGGGCAGCCAGACCGACGTGGGCAGTGCCGTCCCGGTGGGCGAGGAGCCGGATCCCAGGGCAGGTGATGCCTCAAGCAGCCCCTCGGCACAGGGCGCAGGAGCCATGGGGGGTATGTGCCAGTGCCCGGACCCCAGGGCAGCCACGCCAGAGACGACGCACAGCAGCCAGGACCCGTCCCTGGTGCGGGATGGCGGAGCTGGACCAAGCCCTGCGGCTGGTGAGTTGGCGCCAGGGTTGACACCAAGATCTGGGTTGGGATATTCCCGTGGGAAGGTAGAGGGGGACCCTGTTGGGGACAGCGTCTGCAGGGCCAACGCTACCTGTGTCACAGCAGCTGCCTCGGCTCTGCCCGTGGCCCTCCCATGCCTGCCCTGGGGTTTGGGGTGCCTGGTCCCTAACGCCTATCTCTCTGCCCCCAGGAGCCCTGAAGTCCATCATGAAGAAGCGGGACGGTCCCCCCCGGAGCGAGGCCGAGGGCAGCAAGAAGAGCCTGCAGTTTGTGGGCGTGCTGAACGGGGAGTATGTGCTGAGGGtctcctgccccctccccagcatccccatcctgggctgggggcagctgcagTGGGGGGACCTGGAAGGGACCAGCCAGGTGCCGTGTTGCTGCTGAGCATCCTCCCTCTGTGCAGGTACGAGAGCACATccagcgaggaggaggaggaaggagacagCTCCTCTGAGAAGGCTTCAGCTGACAGCTCTGACAGCGAGGAGATTGGGGACATGGACACCTCGGATGAGGAGGTTGGGGAAGGCGAGCACAAGCCAGGCCAGGAGCATGAGGGGGCTGGTGGGACCCTGCTGGAGACCCCGGTGGTGAAGGAAAAGTAAGTGCCAAGGGGAAAGGCTCCGTCGCCCTGTGCAGCTGGGAGCCGCGGGCTGGCACTGGCCCTGCCGACTCGGGGTGTCTGCCCTGGTTCAGAGCAGCCGCTGGGAAAAACACCCTGGGCTCCTGCAGAAACCATTTGGCAGGAAAAAGTCCTTCCAGATTCTTGGCTCTGCTAAGGAAAGGATGATCCTGAGGCCCCCGATGCCTCTTTGTTGGAGAAGATAGTTTGgaagggaacaaaaaaataccaacagcTCTTTATGGCACTtttcaataaaaggaaaaaaaaacggCCTAAAAATGGGTAAATGGGGCCTGAGCACACCCGTGTAAGGCTCGGTTCAGCGGGgggtgcagctgctgggctggatgttGCACCCCGGGGAGCTCACCGGAGGCTCACGGGCATTGGGGAGCGGAGCTAAACCTCcgtggggggacatggggagaCCCCTT containing:
- the KANK3 gene encoding KN motif and ankyrin repeat domain-containing protein 3 isoform X2, translating into MAQPAPLNQNLPDLGGPFLYRDQDDGEKSSYSVETPYGFLLDLDFLKYVDDIESGQTLKKVPLPRRVKGSRQPPSALRSPSSQASDWTSTESLASTASEEGRVALLLSPHRRAPPEPPNKPTSHPVSPPPPVRLLRPPTRKYLVRNPRVEKTLLETSRRLEQEQGHLQDVGGPSRSGPLGTLSQLSPWVPVGAEGQGGWGRASPASSGHSTPAAGLSAAPLQHVREQMAAALQQLRDLEEQVKTIPLLEMQISELKKEKAKLMEKLSVEPGEAFCHPPGSEAVAGGEEPPQGGPESEAEPAKGRASKIAELRKLTEKLAVPERGSRAWPGRSPRAAERPCRSVAVGEDRAMTDAVFYYRGDVPDGGVRERRDVGVWVLESSLGLASEVERELELLQQTVGHQKEVIALMEGHLREATRELEELRLEVCARRPHGRLDKEVTAKPQVAEALVEAAVATQSRAAGDPPETAEAGVECCPPTSCIGVDCRPDGRDVAVGPDSAAQREDKGSQTDVGSAVPVGEEPDPRAGDASSSPSAQGAGAMGGMCQCPDPRAATPETTHSSQDPSLVRDGGAGPSPAAGALKSIMKKRDGPPRSEAEGSKKSLQFVGVLNGEYESTSSEEEEEGDSSSEKASADSSDSEEIGDMDTSDEEVGEGEHKPGQEHEGAGGTLLETPVVKEKFELSPRMREACLIVKTHLGHPSATKSKEVLASSSLVLQEWFRLSSQKVSTPDTVANHLLAFAEVSPALLAHVVNLADGNGNTALHYSVSHSNFHIVRLLLDTGVCNVDHQNKAGYTALMLAALAAVEQEDDMNVVRRLFSMGNVNAKASQAGQTALMLAVSHGRQEMVEALLACGADVNLQDEEGSTALMCACEHGRVETVKLLLAQPTCDISVVDSDGNNAVAIALEAGHSNIAVLLYAHLNGTKGTSPTTTKSPGSPKKPS
- the KANK3 gene encoding KN motif and ankyrin repeat domain-containing protein 3 isoform X1; this encodes MAQPAPLNQNLPDLGGPFLYRDQDDGEKSSYSVETPYGFLLDLDFLKYVDDIESGQTLKKVPLPRRVKGSRQPPSALRSPSSQASDWTSTESLASTASEEGRVALLLSPHRRAPPEPPNKPTSHPVSPPPPVRLLRPPTRKYLVRNPRVEKTLLETSRRLEQEQGHLQDVGGPSRSGPLGTLSQLSPWVPVGAEGQGGWGRASPASSGHSTPAAGLSAAPLQHVREQMAAALQQLRDLEEQVKTIPLLEMQISELKKEKAKLMEKLSVEPGEAFCHPPGSEAVAGGEEPPQGGPESEAEPAKGRASKIAELRKLTEKLAVPERGSRAWPGRSPRAAERPCRSVAVGEDRAMTDAVFYYRGDVPDGGVRERRDVGVWVLESSLGLASEVERELELLQQTVGHQKEVIALMEGHLREATRELEELRLEVCARRPHGRLDKEVTAKPQVAEALVEAAVATQSRAAGDPPETAEAGVECCPPTSCIGVDCRPDGRDVAVGPDSAAQREDKGSQTDVGSAVPVGEEPDPRAGDASSSPSAQGAGAMGGMCQCPDPRAATPETTHSSQDPSLVRDGGAGPSPAAGALKSIMKKRDGPPRSEAEGSKKSLQFVGVLNGEYESTSSEEEEEGDSSSEKASADSSDSEEIGDMDTSDEEVGEGEHKPGQEHEGAGGTLLETPVVKEKFELSPRMREACLIVKTHLGHPSATKSKEVLASSSLVLQEWFRLSSQKVSTPDTVANHLLAFAEVSPALLAHVVNLADGNGNTALHYSVSHSNFHIVRLLLDTGVCNVDHQNKAGYTALMLAALAAVEQEDDMNVVRRLFSMGNVNAKASQAGQTALMLAVSHGRQEMVEALLACGADVNLQDEEGSTALMCACEHGRVETVKLLLAQPTCDISVVDSDGNNAVAIALEAGHSNIAVLLYAHLNGTKVQLPGTSPTTTKSPGSPKKPS